ATAAATCTATTTCTTTCCATAACTCCAATGGAGTAGTAAAATCCTTGGTAACAGATTTTgtaccaagtgtttcagagtaTTTCAAAGCTGCGAAATGTTCTCAAAATCTGAGTTAGCACCCATATTTCTTTTTTCCATTTGATAAAACAAATACATGAATCCAATTTTGTGCTCAATTAATCAACCAAGACGTTACAATAGAGTTCTCTACCTCCCACACAAGGTTCTCCGATCCTGGTTTTGGTGCTGCAGTTATTCCATGAAATAACACTTTTCACTTTGGGTAGACAAGGGCCGAATATGACAAAAAGTTAATGCTCGAATTTGAGGGAGAATGATAGTATTCAAGGTCGATCTCGAATAATAATATTTGTAGCTCAAATTaaagttcgagttcgagttcgagCTTGTTCGTAATATAGTTATTTAATGTATAAtcaaattatattaataaaatattaaagttcgAGAGCAACTCGCAAATAATCCTACTAGATAATTTGGACTCGAGTTCGGGTAGAATAAAAATTCGAATATGTTTGAGTTTTGCTCGAACACGTTGATTTTGAATATGAAACACTAATTTTTCTTGTTGGCTCATTTTGTTGACGCCCTAATCTTATCTCATTTTGTTGACGCCCTAATCTTATCTTTGTCCTCACTCACTTGTGGAACCGATTGGTAGAACTCCCATAATCGTTCTCATTCAGTTTGTGTATAGTAAATTGAATCGAGGTGGTATTTGGATTGATAGATTTCGAATTACTTGACTTGATCGGATGAATGAAAATAAAGTGAATTTCAAACCCATTTAATGTCAATTTATGTAAtttcaatattatttttgaTGGATTTCAAATACATCCGAGATGAgtatcatttgaaattcatctttCAAATTGTCTCGAAATCAAGCACTTCCCTCCAAATCAAATCCACTAGTCGAAGAGCAACTTGAAGGATTTTCATGACAGGTAGGGATAAAAACTTGATATTGTTCTAGTTATCATTAAATTCTCCGGTGAAGAGTACGGATCTGGTAGCGTAGAACATATAATAAAGATAGAAATGTGGTTTTCTATGTTTCTTTCTTCTTGATTTTGTTTCAGATAAAAACACCTACCATATATACAAAGAGTATAAACAACCAATTCCCTTAGAAGTTAAAATCCCATGAATTAATGAAGGGGCTTATTGACCTACTCTATTTTTGTAGCTAATAATCACACAATCAGAgcctttttttcccttttttgaAAAATCTCTAACAGTTATTAAACAAAGTAAAATCAGGAACTGCTTATATTAGATGGAATTTGGAAATCATGGAGAGTTTTAGATGTGTGCACATATATCCAGAGTCATTTGTTTTTCACTTCAAAGTGCAAGAATCTACATTAATTTGGAACAATAATGACAAGGAGGCGTTTTCTTTTCATTTGATAGACTGGCCAAAAAACAATTTGGTTATTTAGTTTTACGGGAAAAACTTGTCTTTTTATTTGGTGTCTTTGATCTCAAAAAATTATTGTGAATTTGTGACTTCAAATATAACTTATTTGTTGTTTGGAGACTTGTGGGATAAGAATCATTTGTTTTTGAAATGGGAACGCTCTAATAGAAAAAAACAATTCCAATCACATTGctttctttaaatttttattattatgctCATCTTACTTCAGTTAGGCCTACTTTATTCAAATTCAATGGTTTCAGGTGGTCAGATTTCTGCACATTAGTTGGCATATCTCGTTGTCAATTGACAGCTGACCAAATAACCTTTTGCCACCCTCTTAGATATGTTGCTATGATGTTTTTATCGAGTGACTGACATTCTCTTGTGCGATGTCATCTATTTTAGCATGAAAATAGATTAGTTTGTAATTTTTCAACTTCTTTCATTTTCCAAGCTGTTTTTTTGGTAAAATTattaaatcaaattattttcattttaaattttaactTTTATGCTGTTACCTGAGTATATGTGACTGTCTCCTGTTGATAACCTGAGATACGTGAACATGCCCGTTTGAAAGTAATGATTGTTATTCAAATAATGAAATGGATAGATAACCGAGCAGAGAGGTAAAAAAATTCCAATGTTCCTTAGTGCATCGCTGCATATCATAAGATATCACTACACTACACAATAGACACACTAGCACCAGACCCTCAAGAAAAAAAGAAGAGGTAGAAGAAGAAAGGAGTAAGATGGCAAGGAAACAATGCTGAGGATTCTCTCTTGTCATGCTTGGATAGTCTCTTACATCCATAATTTGATCTTGTCCATGCCTAGGGCTGCATGTTCAAGTCGATATTGTTTTCGACCGAGCTAAACAGCATAAAACCGAATTAAAGTTGTAATATAACAAAACCAAGTTAGATTCGGCTACTCTATCAATTAACCgagataaatttgaaaaataaaagaactgGAATTTTAAAAGTGACGGTGGTAATAGAATGAATGTGACTTGACTATGAAAGCCAAAGATCATCTTGTGAGCTGGTTAAATTGGAATGCTTGATAATGAGATAAATGCCATACACAAAAAATGGGGGTGGGGCCTGAGCCAAAAGTTAAATTTAAGAACCAAAAAACCCCACTCAAAATAAGCCTCTTAGGAAAATCAGTGGATTTGGTTTGTTCtccttttttgaaaaataaatattgaaATGGGACCTTATTAAACGGAAACTTTTAAAAATGAGTGTCTTTATTTCTTAACAAACCGAATTAAATCAGTTTACTCGAGTGATCAGTTTGTCCGAATTTTGTTTCTCCTTATCCATGCATACATGAATTTACGTGGCATACTAATGCCATCAAAGCAATGTCCTATTAATGCCTATTTTCATTTTCTGCGGCCTTGAATATTTGAAACAATCTTCAGTTAAACAATTACGTTAATTTTTGGTTTTGCATTCTGCTCAAACAGGTTATTGCACTTAAAGATATCATACGACCGCCACAAAAGGAGAACTTCAATGATGTCTACATCGTTAATGAACTAATGGACATTGATCTTCATCAAATTATTCGGTCCAACCAGCAATTGGCTGATGATCATTGTCGGGTTAGGCCTCATTTTCTTATGGCATACAGAATTTCTTTTTCGGGTGTCATAGTGATAGAACATTGCGAACACGTCATTTCTCCGTTTCATAATTTAaagcaaatttttttatttagacTCTCCTTATGAGTTGCTTTTACATTACTGAGCGCGATCTTCTACTTCGCATGGATCTTTTCTTCTTTGACGATTTCGTTAAATATGAAAGCAAAGGCATAACTGTAGAAACTAAATGGAGCTACTAGCTACACTGCAAAAGAAAATTTAGTTGGTGTGCTTATAAAAGATATATTTTAATTCACTTTGAATTGATCTTATCTATGTAATGCTTTAGACTTCttaattttcatccaaaatttGTAGTACTTTCTCTACCAAATTCTGCGGGGACTCAAATATATTCATTCTGCAAGTGTGTTGCACCGTGATCTGAAACCTAGTAATTTGCTCCTCAATGCCAATTGTGATTTGAAAATTGGAGATTTTGGGCTTGCAAGGACGACATCTGAAACCGATTTCATGACGGAGTATGTTGTTACTCGCTGGTACCGCGCACCAGAACTGCTTCTAAATTGTTCAGAATACACTGCAGCAATTGATATATGGTCTGTAGGTTGCATACTTGGCGAAATCATGACAAGACAGCCTCTTTTTCCTGGCAGAGATTATGTGCATCAGTTGACACTTATCACAGAGGTATTTTCTTATGAAAAAATGTTACCggatgtattttaaatttttttttggcttATTCGAATTTTATCTTAGGCACTCTTGTTTTCTTGAGAACTTTAGTATATTAAAACAAACTGATTTGGTTTCTTCTTGTTCGTGTTCATCTGGTTTTTTGTAATGTATTCACAAAACTGATGTTAGTTTCTTCTTGCGGTTGCTTATTATGTTTTTCGTAATCACAATAGCTCATTGGCTCTCCGGATGATGCCAGTCTCGGATTTCTTAGGAGTGACAATGCCAGAAGATATGTGAGACTGCTCCCGCAATACCCGAGGCAACAATTTTCTGCTAGATTTCCTAACACTTCTCCGGGGGCTCTGGATTTATTAGAAAAAATGCTAGTTTTTGACCCAAGCAGACGTATTACAGGTATGTATGCCTTTTAAAGTTGTTTTTTTTAGTAAATAGTGATCTAAGTTACATTTGCAACCTTTAGCTAAACCATATGCTCAAATTGTTATAATGTTGTGGTATTGACCATGATTTTGGATCCTAATACTTGAACTAACTAAATCCTTCATCTCTACCAAGGCATGACTTTGGAGTCATCTGAAAGGTGGGTGATATGAAATATTCCTCAATCATGAAACTTCCACATGGCACTTTACTTCAACAACCTTGTCTGAATgattcttttatattttttcattgaaaaGCAGAAACTCAAAGTTTAATAACAAATTTAGTTAAACTTTGGTGGCTTTACGTGTTATTGGTATGCTACTCGCAGTTGATGAGGCACTCTGTCACCCGTACTTGGCGCCTCTTCATGATATCAACGAGGAGCCTGTTTGCCCTAGGCCTTTTGTTTTCGACTTTGAGCGGCCATCTTTCACTGAAGAGAACATTAAGGAACTCATTTGGAGAGAATCTGTGAAATTC
This Primulina eburnea isolate SZY01 chromosome 2, ASM2296580v1, whole genome shotgun sequence DNA region includes the following protein-coding sequences:
- the LOC140823447 gene encoding mitogen-activated protein kinase homolog MMK2-like, with product MESSSGAGDHGGHNIKGVPTHGGRYVQYNVYGNLFEVSRKYVPIRPVGRGAYGIVCAAVNSETREEVAIKKIGNAFDNIIDAKRTLREIKLLRHMDHDNVIALKDIIRPPQKENFNDVYIVNELMDIDLHQIIRSNQQLADDHCRYFLYQILRGLKYIHSASVLHRDLKPSNLLLNANCDLKIGDFGLARTTSETDFMTEYVVTRWYRAPELLLNCSEYTAAIDIWSVGCILGEIMTRQPLFPGRDYVHQLTLITELIGSPDDASLGFLRSDNARRYVRLLPQYPRQQFSARFPNTSPGALDLLEKMLVFDPSRRITVDEALCHPYLAPLHDINEEPVCPRPFVFDFERPSFTEENIKELIWRESVKFNPDPTH